A DNA window from Leptolyngbya sp. KIOST-1 contains the following coding sequences:
- a CDS encoding ABC transporter ATP-binding protein — MTTNGDPGAVLKRINLTVEDGEFMVLVGPSGCGKSTLLRLISGLEEITGGSIWVGDRKVNDLPPKQRDTAMVFQSYALYPHLTVYDNLAFGLRRMGADLSQSLPALGEKPTPLSDSPANQELERLLSQSRWWEKPLVSVTRRLPPSLRYISEAERLIDERVRAVAKMLQIDGLLGRYPRQLSGGQKQRVALGRAMARNPQVFLMDEPLSNLDAKLRLETRAQIVNLQRQLGITTIYVTHDQVEAMTMGHRIAVMHQGQIQQVATPLELYNRPANRFVAGFIGSPSMNVFPVQVQAPFLLVHPEFRLSLPSDWDDRLLPYDGREALLGVRPEHLSLALPAPKNIRGQITHLEALGSETYLTVQSEALTLVAKVAPDEVARIGDEVWLAIAPEKAHLFDPASERSLWSS; from the coding sequence CTGACCACCAACGGCGATCCCGGTGCGGTGCTCAAGCGCATCAACCTCACCGTGGAAGACGGCGAGTTTATGGTGCTGGTTGGCCCCTCGGGCTGCGGCAAGAGCACCCTGCTGCGCCTGATTTCTGGCCTGGAGGAGATTACCGGCGGCAGCATCTGGGTGGGCGATCGCAAAGTCAACGACCTGCCCCCCAAGCAGCGGGACACCGCCATGGTGTTTCAGAGCTACGCCCTGTACCCCCACCTGACGGTGTACGACAATCTGGCCTTCGGCCTGCGCCGCATGGGGGCCGACCTGAGCCAATCCCTGCCAGCCCTGGGGGAAAAGCCTACTCCCCTGAGCGACTCCCCCGCCAACCAGGAGCTGGAGCGCCTGCTGAGCCAGAGCCGCTGGTGGGAAAAGCCCCTGGTTTCTGTCACCCGCCGCCTGCCCCCCAGCCTGCGCTACATCTCCGAGGCCGAGCGGCTGATCGACGAGCGGGTGCGGGCGGTGGCCAAAATGCTGCAAATCGATGGGTTGCTGGGTCGCTACCCGCGCCAGCTCTCCGGCGGGCAGAAGCAGCGGGTGGCCCTGGGCCGGGCCATGGCCCGCAATCCCCAGGTGTTCTTGATGGATGAACCGCTCTCCAACCTGGATGCCAAACTGCGGCTGGAAACCCGCGCCCAGATTGTCAATTTGCAGCGGCAGCTGGGCATTACCACCATCTACGTCACCCACGACCAGGTGGAGGCGATGACCATGGGCCACCGGATCGCGGTGATGCACCAGGGCCAGATTCAGCAGGTGGCCACGCCCCTGGAGCTGTACAACCGCCCGGCCAATCGGTTTGTGGCGGGCTTCATCGGTTCGCCCTCGATGAACGTGTTTCCGGTGCAGGTGCAGGCGCCGTTTTTGCTGGTGCATCCGGAGTTTCGCCTGTCGCTGCCAAGCGATTGGGACGACCGGCTGCTGCCCTACGACGGCCGTGAGGCGCTGCTGGGGGTGCGCCCCGAGCACCTGAGCCTGGCCCTGCCCGCCCCCAAAAACATTCGCGGCCAGATCACCCACCTGGAGGCCCTGGGCAGCGAAACCTACCTGACGGTGCAGAGTGAGGCGCTGACGCTGGTAGCCAAGGTGGCCCCCGACGAGGTGGCGCGGATTGGCGACGAGGTGTGGCTCGCGATCGCCCCTGAAAAAGCCCACCTGTTTGACCCGGCCAGCGAGCGATCGCTGTGGAGCAGCTGA
- a CDS encoding glycoside hydrolase family 31 protein — MAGLKPLWLGLKFILQALWFLRYSPYALWYSWRRDQRDRPYRSATAIAPTPVGKGLGASHSDRGVQIDFEQASLELVFLTPDFVRVTWQPGRLPLPYALADRDWPAVATELEERAKGWRISSPDLTINVGWDGGIAIADRSGQLIRQERPPQRRGEGWQHSARLRDEECLYGLGERAAAFNLRAPVAPGQPKTYGFWNYDPGNIYQPGTDPMYISIPVYLGLHRAGSYLVFYENTFRGELTLAHGGADHSPEPSATATFEAGALRYYLAVGAPPLLLERYTQLTGRPPLPPRWTLGYQQSHWGYRTEANLRQEVQTFQAHDLPLAAVHLDIDCQVNHRAFTLDPQRFPAFPQFTAELAAAGVRVVAINNPGIQHNRHSNLFLEGQILDAFCTYADGDLVVAPVWPGRSVFPDFTNPVVRDWWSRQFAYLLQAGVAGFWNDMNEPAAFVAWGDPTLPLATQHCLEGRGGDHREAHNVYGLLETRSAFESLRRHRPQMRPFVVTRSGWAGMQRYAWTWTGDIVSTWEALRQTVATLLGLGLSGVAFCGSDIGGFLGNPGGELYLRWFQMATFTVFYRTHSAISVGHRAPWTYGEPYLGILRRILRLREQLMPYLYTLAWEASDRGYPPVRPLFWLNPSDATLWNREDAFCLGDALLVCPVLGQGLRSRPCDLPPGDWYNFWDDTRSSGGQTVELAAPLEQIPLLVRGGSILPLAEGDTLTLHLYPPSPDSQRSAAGQRLYSDAGEGYGDWRIDHWHLNQQGQTLTLTWQSQGDYAFPYGQVTLHLHGPALGQAWVDGQTAAVDGQTITCQTFEQVRLQI, encoded by the coding sequence ATGGCTGGTCTGAAACCACTGTGGCTGGGGCTGAAATTTATCCTGCAGGCCCTATGGTTTTTGCGCTACTCTCCCTACGCCCTCTGGTACTCCTGGCGGCGCGACCAGCGCGATCGCCCCTATCGGTCTGCCACAGCGATCGCCCCTACCCCGGTTGGCAAAGGGTTGGGGGCCAGCCACAGCGATCGCGGCGTTCAGATTGACTTCGAGCAGGCCAGCCTGGAGCTGGTGTTTCTGACACCAGACTTTGTTCGGGTCACCTGGCAACCGGGACGCCTGCCGCTGCCCTACGCCCTGGCTGATCGCGATTGGCCAGCCGTCGCCACTGAGCTGGAGGAGCGGGCCAAGGGCTGGCGGATTTCCAGCCCGGACCTAACCATTAATGTGGGGTGGGACGGTGGCATTGCGATCGCCGACCGCAGCGGCCAGCTCATTCGCCAGGAACGGCCCCCCCAGCGCCGGGGGGAAGGCTGGCAGCACAGCGCCCGCCTGCGGGATGAGGAATGCCTGTACGGCCTGGGGGAACGGGCCGCCGCCTTCAACCTGCGCGCCCCGGTGGCCCCAGGTCAGCCCAAGACCTACGGGTTCTGGAACTACGACCCGGGCAATATCTACCAGCCGGGCACCGACCCCATGTACATCAGCATTCCGGTGTACCTGGGCCTGCACCGGGCGGGCAGCTACCTGGTGTTCTACGAAAATACCTTTCGCGGCGAGCTGACCCTGGCCCATGGTGGTGCTGATCACAGTCCCGAGCCCAGCGCTACCGCCACCTTCGAGGCCGGAGCCCTGCGTTACTACCTGGCCGTGGGGGCACCGCCCCTGCTGCTGGAGCGCTACACCCAGCTGACCGGGCGGCCCCCCCTACCCCCGCGCTGGACGCTGGGCTATCAGCAGTCCCACTGGGGCTACCGCACCGAAGCTAACCTTCGCCAGGAGGTGCAGACCTTTCAGGCCCACGACCTGCCCCTGGCCGCCGTTCACCTCGACATCGACTGCCAGGTCAACCACCGTGCTTTTACCCTCGACCCCCAGCGGTTTCCCGCTTTTCCACAGTTCACCGCCGAGCTGGCCGCCGCCGGGGTGCGGGTAGTTGCCATCAATAACCCCGGCATTCAGCACAACCGCCACAGCAACCTGTTTCTGGAGGGGCAAATTCTCGACGCCTTCTGCACCTACGCCGATGGGGATCTGGTGGTGGCCCCCGTATGGCCGGGGCGATCGGTGTTTCCTGACTTTACCAATCCAGTGGTGCGCGACTGGTGGAGCCGTCAGTTCGCCTACCTGCTGCAGGCCGGGGTAGCCGGGTTCTGGAACGACATGAACGAGCCCGCCGCCTTTGTGGCCTGGGGCGACCCCACGCTGCCCCTGGCCACCCAGCACTGCCTGGAGGGCCGCGGCGGCGACCACCGCGAAGCCCACAACGTCTACGGCCTGCTGGAAACCCGATCCGCCTTCGAGAGCCTGCGGCGCCATCGGCCTCAGATGCGCCCCTTTGTGGTGACGCGATCGGGCTGGGCCGGGATGCAGCGCTATGCCTGGACCTGGACCGGCGACATTGTCTCCACCTGGGAGGCGCTGCGCCAGACCGTGGCCACCCTCCTGGGTCTGGGGCTCTCGGGCGTTGCCTTTTGCGGTTCAGACATCGGCGGGTTTTTGGGCAACCCAGGGGGAGAGCTATACCTGCGCTGGTTTCAGATGGCGACCTTTACCGTGTTTTACCGCACCCACAGCGCCATCAGCGTGGGGCACCGCGCCCCCTGGACCTACGGAGAGCCCTACCTGGGCATTCTGCGCCGCATTCTGCGCCTGCGTGAACAGCTGATGCCCTACCTCTACACCCTGGCCTGGGAGGCCAGCGATCGCGGCTATCCCCCGGTGCGCCCCTTGTTCTGGCTCAACCCCAGCGATGCAACCCTGTGGAACCGGGAGGATGCTTTTTGCCTGGGGGATGCGCTGCTGGTGTGCCCGGTGCTGGGCCAGGGGCTGCGATCGCGGCCCTGCGACCTACCCCCTGGTGACTGGTACAACTTTTGGGACGACACCCGCTCCAGCGGTGGGCAGACCGTCGAGCTAGCCGCCCCGCTGGAGCAGATACCGCTACTGGTCAGGGGCGGCAGCATTTTGCCCCTGGCCGAGGGGGACACCCTCACCCTACACCTCTACCCCCCGTCCCCCGACTCCCAGAGGTCGGCAGCCGGTCAGCGGCTCTACAGCGATGCCGGCGAGGGCTACGGCGACTGGCGCATCGATCACTGGCACCTGAACCAGCAGGGGCAGACCCTGACCCTCACCTGGCAATCCCAGGGCGACTACGCCTTTCCCTACGGGCAGGTCACCCTGCACCTGCACGGGCCAGCGCTAGGGCAGGCCTGGGTGGATGGTCAGACGGCGGCAGTGGATGGGCAAACGATTACCTGCCAGACCTTTGAGCAGGTTCGCCTGCAGATCTAA
- a CDS encoding circadian clock KaiB family protein: protein MADPVAPSFKGIALFTPGGDCVYCIDEHKRAHWHLDLCAALQTHLGLAEPPYFLLPCFTATVDRWVNPADQTLVTVAEAYPRALRFQALLNALFGLGHLEWQPNYGSAEECSVALIESYRSAFPQLWECHDLIVRVDQAIAMVDPAGPTGAMDANNPPPLKPQPHRFKLFVNGMDTAATEKMLRLLHQALETTLPSAYTLQVIDVTTHPDEAEAAHISATPTLLQVSPGPVRRVVGNVLSQEQMMQLLA from the coding sequence ATGGCTGACCCAGTTGCCCCCAGCTTTAAGGGCATTGCCCTGTTTACCCCTGGGGGCGACTGTGTCTACTGCATAGACGAGCACAAGCGGGCCCACTGGCACCTGGACCTGTGCGCCGCGCTGCAAACCCACCTGGGGCTGGCCGAGCCGCCCTACTTTTTGCTGCCCTGCTTTACCGCCACCGTCGATCGCTGGGTCAACCCGGCCGACCAAACCCTGGTTACTGTGGCGGAGGCCTACCCCCGCGCCCTGCGGTTTCAGGCGCTGCTCAATGCCCTCTTTGGCCTGGGTCACCTGGAGTGGCAGCCCAACTACGGCAGCGCCGAGGAATGCTCCGTGGCGCTGATCGAATCCTACCGATCTGCTTTTCCGCAGCTGTGGGAATGCCACGATCTGATCGTGCGGGTGGATCAGGCGATCGCGATGGTAGACCCGGCAGGGCCGACAGGGGCGATGGATGCAAACAATCCGCCGCCGCTCAAGCCCCAGCCCCACCGCTTCAAGCTGTTTGTCAACGGCATGGACACCGCTGCCACCGAGAAAATGCTGCGGCTGCTGCACCAGGCCCTAGAGACTACGCTGCCCAGTGCCTATACGCTCCAGGTCATCGACGTTACGACTCACCCCGACGAGGCAGAGGCCGCCCACATTTCCGCCACCCCGACCCTGCTTCAGGTGTCACCAGGGCCGGTGCGGCGGGTGGTGGGCAATGTGCTCAGCCAGGAACAAATGATGCAGCTGCTGGCCTAG
- a CDS encoding MliC family protein yields the protein MKSMLKTSAVALVLAGFALVGCNAPTDSTVSDDAAATDEMAADAGTDETLVDETVVFECPGGETITAQFVGTEEAVVTLPDQEPVTLPATEAASGARYSDGTTTLWNKGDDVLVEVDDTVVLADCTAQN from the coding sequence ATGAAATCGATGCTGAAAACCTCTGCGGTTGCCCTGGTGCTAGCCGGTTTTGCCCTGGTGGGCTGCAATGCCCCGACCGACTCCACCGTCAGCGATGATGCCGCTGCCACTGACGAAATGGCCGCTGATGCGGGGACGGACGAGACCCTAGTGGACGAGACCGTGGTGTTTGAGTGCCCCGGCGGCGAAACCATTACCGCCCAGTTTGTCGGCACCGAGGAAGCGGTCGTCACCCTGCCCGACCAGGAACCCGTTACCCTGCCCGCCACCGAAGCGGCCTCCGGTGCCCGCTACAGCGACGGCACCACCACCCTGTGGAACAAGGGTGACGATGTGCTGGTGGAAGTGGACGACACCGTAGTGCTGGCGGACTGCACAGCCCAGAACTAG
- the cax gene encoding calcium/proton exchanger, with translation MSTKNIVSLGLLIFIPISVLAERLEWGALAVFGLSAVAIVPLAIWLSTATEELAVVTGPTIGGLINAVFGNATELIIALVALKAGLIDIVKASITGSILANLLLVMGLSMLAGGLRYKEQGFNQTVARINGSTMSLAVVAIVLPAMVINTSNIVEPQTIERLSLTVAAVMILVYGLTLLFSLKTHSYLYDVGVTDLEDDSHGEHEKPNVWLWVGVLLAATVGVAIESEIFVGAVEEAANSLGFTALFTGVILLPLVGGAAEYVTAVRVAMKDNMDLAVSISMGSSLLVALLVAPILVIVGYLIGQPMDLNFGLFEVIAVVIAVLFANLISLDGRSNWLEGVLLLSTFAILGASFFFHPV, from the coding sequence ATGTCCACGAAAAATATTGTTTCCCTGGGGCTGCTGATCTTCATCCCCATTTCGGTTTTGGCGGAACGGCTGGAGTGGGGTGCTCTGGCTGTCTTTGGTCTGTCGGCGGTGGCGATCGTGCCCCTGGCGATCTGGCTGAGCACCGCGACGGAGGAACTGGCGGTGGTCACGGGCCCCACCATCGGCGGCCTGATCAATGCGGTGTTTGGCAACGCCACGGAGCTGATCATTGCCCTGGTGGCCCTGAAGGCGGGGCTGATCGACATTGTTAAGGCCAGCATTACCGGGTCGATTTTGGCCAACCTGCTGCTGGTGATGGGGCTATCCATGTTGGCCGGGGGGCTGCGCTATAAAGAGCAGGGGTTCAACCAAACCGTGGCCCGCATCAACGGCTCGACCATGAGCCTGGCGGTGGTGGCCATTGTGCTGCCCGCCATGGTTATCAACACCTCCAACATTGTCGAACCCCAAACCATTGAGCGCCTGTCGCTCACGGTGGCGGCGGTGATGATTTTGGTCTACGGCCTCACCCTGCTGTTTTCTCTCAAAACCCACAGCTACCTCTACGATGTGGGGGTCACGGACCTGGAGGACGACAGCCACGGCGAGCACGAAAAGCCCAACGTGTGGCTCTGGGTGGGGGTGCTGCTGGCCGCCACGGTGGGGGTGGCGATCGAGTCGGAAATTTTTGTCGGTGCGGTGGAGGAAGCGGCCAACAGCCTGGGCTTTACCGCCCTGTTTACCGGCGTGATTTTGCTGCCGCTGGTGGGGGGCGCGGCGGAGTACGTCACCGCCGTGCGGGTGGCGATGAAGGACAACATGGATCTGGCCGTGTCGATTTCGATGGGGTCGAGCCTGCTGGTGGCACTGCTGGTGGCCCCAATTTTGGTGATTGTGGGCTACTTAATTGGCCAGCCCATGGACCTCAACTTTGGCCTGTTTGAGGTGATTGCGGTGGTGATTGCGGTGCTGTTTGCCAACCTGATCAGCCTGGACGGGCGATCGAACTGGCTAGAGGGGGTGCTGCTGCTGTCTACCTTTGCGATTCTAGGGGCGTCGTTTTTCTTTCACCCGGTGTAG
- a CDS encoding type IV pilus twitching motility protein PilT has protein sequence MAELPNASAAQPAPPPPPRPPQTAAQAQATAQARAQAAARAAGQAAAQAAAGQAPTAAPATRPPGTAPAAPAAPPAPAAPPQAAAAPGQARHRPASPPPMPKATETAKVSTGLTLEKIVREAFDKGFSDIHLGVGEIPRFRDRGDISPTEYPVTDEATFFSWLEEILRPDEIQEYRQTLDFDGAAQYDFTRIRINIFDSLRGPAMVLRLIPVKILTLDQLGFSPIFRDVCHYHKGLILVTGPTGSGKSTTMAAMIDYVNTEMPKNIITIEDPVEFVHQSKRSLIKQREVGLHTQKFDNALKASLREDPDIILVGEMRDKETVNTALKAAQTGHLVMGTLHTNSAVKTVERILNLYEPEQQAPVRVALAESLVAVIAQGLCRTTDGKRAAFHDILINTDAIKDYILRGQLDEVEALIPKCTFDGMCTMNQSLYALYESGRITEETALEMSPKQNEMAQMLRGRV, from the coding sequence ATGGCTGAGTTACCCAACGCCTCTGCGGCCCAGCCCGCTCCCCCGCCACCGCCCCGACCTCCCCAGACGGCGGCCCAGGCTCAGGCTACAGCTCAGGCAAGGGCTCAGGCGGCCGCGCGGGCGGCCGGCCAGGCCGCTGCCCAGGCCGCGGCTGGTCAGGCTCCGACTGCGGCTCCAGCCACCAGGCCCCCCGGGACCGCTCCCGCAGCTCCAGCGGCTCCTCCAGCTCCGGCCGCTCCGCCCCAGGCGGCCGCGGCTCCAGGGCAGGCCCGCCACCGTCCCGCCTCACCGCCCCCCATGCCCAAGGCCACCGAAACCGCCAAGGTCAGCACCGGGCTCACCCTCGAAAAGATTGTGCGTGAGGCCTTTGATAAAGGATTTTCTGATATTCACCTGGGGGTGGGGGAAATTCCTCGCTTCCGCGATCGCGGCGACATTTCCCCCACCGAGTACCCTGTCACCGACGAGGCCACCTTCTTCAGCTGGCTGGAGGAAATCCTGCGGCCCGACGAAATTCAGGAGTACCGCCAGACCCTCGACTTCGACGGCGCTGCCCAGTACGACTTCACCCGGATCCGGATCAACATCTTCGACTCCCTGCGCGGCCCCGCCATGGTGCTGCGTCTGATTCCGGTCAAAATTCTCACCCTCGACCAGCTGGGCTTCTCGCCGATTTTCCGCGACGTGTGCCACTACCACAAGGGTCTGATTCTGGTCACCGGCCCAACCGGTTCCGGTAAGTCCACCACCATGGCGGCGATGATTGACTACGTCAACACCGAGATGCCCAAAAACATCATCACCATCGAAGACCCGGTGGAATTTGTGCACCAGAGCAAGCGATCGCTGATCAAGCAGCGGGAAGTGGGCCTGCACACCCAGAAGTTTGACAACGCCCTGAAGGCCTCCCTGCGGGAAGACCCGGACATCATTCTGGTCGGCGAAATGCGGGACAAGGAAACCGTCAACACCGCCCTGAAAGCCGCTCAGACCGGTCACCTGGTGATGGGCACCCTGCACACCAACAGCGCCGTTAAAACCGTAGAGCGGATCCTCAACCTCTACGAACCCGAGCAGCAGGCCCCGGTGCGGGTGGCCCTGGCCGAATCCCTGGTAGCGGTGATTGCCCAGGGGCTCTGTCGCACCACCGACGGCAAGCGGGCCGCCTTCCACGACATCTTGATCAACACCGACGCCATCAAAGACTACATTCTGCGGGGCCAACTCGACGAAGTCGAAGCGCTGATTCCCAAGTGTACCTTCGACGGCATGTGCACCATGAACCAGTCGCTCTACGCCCTCTACGAGTCGGGCCGCATCACCGAAGAGACGGCGCTGGAGATGTCGCCCAAGCAAAACGAAATGGCTCAGATGCTGCGGGGGCGCGTCTAG